TCCCCCAGTGATTTCCAATATCCGTCAGAGTAACTTTTGAAGCTCCTACTTTATCAGCCAATGTGGGGACTGCATTCAATGCAGAGAGAAGTAATACACCTGCAGAAACAGTTAAAAATTTCTTCTTCATGTTCAGTAATTTTTTCATATTATCACTCCTTTAGCCCATTAAAGATATCTTTAGTGAAATAATGCTTAAATTTTGTTTATACTCTTGGTTAATCACATATAAGTATTCCTTTTCACCTATAATAATTTTTCTTGTCTTTTTCTTCATAATCTGAATACCTATTGAATTTGTTTTAGTTTTTTATACATAATTTATTCAAGACAGTCCCTACATTATCCTGCCCTTTAGCTTAATAAGGAAATTCTTCGCGAAACGAAAAAAGAAGACGCCATTTAGCGCCCCTTCAATTGGTTTTTCATAAACTTGGGATGCATTTAAAATCAGCCGGGCGTACATCCTTCTTGTAATTTACAAGATAATATAGAGCTGACACCGTATCGTTTTTTAAATTTAACTCAACGTACTCACCAGTGCTTCTAAGGATTCCAACCGTTATCTCAAAATACTTTTGACCATGTATGGCATCGACTGGCAGCTCTTTTGCTCGCTTTCTCGAAGCGGTTACTCGTTCATTAATCGAGACAATACGTATGCATTTGTACTGCGTGTATTGTTCGTGATAAATGCTTTGCAGAGAAGAATACACAACTGGATGCAATTGCTGTAATAAAGCTTGCTCAAGAGATTCTTCTCGCGGCTCAGCATATACGGTAGCTGCCCCAAGAACAAATAGTGAACTAGTTAAGATAATTAAATTAATCTTAAACGAACTCAACCGACATCACCTCAGAGATAGTTTCTCCAGCAATACGAATAAGTATGTAAAAAACAGGGAACAACTGGCGCAAACAATTAGATAGTCGCTAGCACTTCGACATCCGCCATAGTGTTAGGGGTCCCTGCGTTTAACTATCGTGTCCCGTTAGCTCAATGGGCACACCCATCAGTCTAAATCTTTATCTTATCGGTCGAGTTGAGAATAAGATACAGTTTCCGTGCGACATTAAAGGCATCTATTTCACTGCAAGACCAATCTTGTTTAATGAAATCCATCCCTTTTGTTGGGCTATCGCTTCTTCGAGGAATAAAATGTACATGAAAATGTGGGACACCATCAATCGTTACTAGTGAGTACACACGTTCTGCTTCAGTGACTTGTTTGAGGGCAGAATACAACTTCTTAATCAATACTCCGTACGATCCAGCTTCTTCTTCTGACATATCGGAAAAGTCGAGAAAGTGACGCTTGGATTCTAAAACTATTCGCCCTAAAACAGATTGTTGTGCAGGAAAATGGCAAACCATCCAGTGCTCATCTTCGTAAATGTACCCACCAGGTGGTTGGTTTATATTACCTAAATGCTTGTCACATATAAAACATGACATTTGAATCACCGCCTCATTTAATTGGTAATTGGTAATTCAGTAATGAAGTTTTACATCTCTCAAATTCCCCATAAAAATTGCTTTTTAATACGGGTCTAAGGCAAATTGTATATA
This portion of the Paenibacillus sp. V4I7 genome encodes:
- a CDS encoding HIT family protein, coding for MSCFICDKHLGNINQPPGGYIYEDEHWMVCHFPAQQSVLGRIVLESKRHFLDFSDMSEEEAGSYGVLIKKLYSALKQVTEAERVYSLVTIDGVPHFHVHFIPRRSDSPTKGMDFIKQDWSCSEIDAFNVARKLYLILNSTDKIKI